Genomic segment of Candidatus Hydrothermales bacterium:
TCTTCATAGGATGGACAGGGAATACTCAAGGACCTTGCGGAGTTTGAAAGCCTGTAATAATGAAGCCTCAGCTTTTCTTCGGATGGTCTCCACCTTATTGTTTCAAAAAGCCCCTCTCCAAAAAGAAGCGTTCGGTTATACATTCCCATATATCATAAGCCCCGGGGCGGGGCTTGAGGGTTATCTGAGGGAAGGGTTGGGTGTTCTGGCGGTTGAAGCCGGTAAAATGGGTAATTCAAGAGCATGCTTTGGTATCTGACCTGTTAGGGATTTTAGAAAGGCAACTATGTAACGGGTTTCTTCATCGGTTAGCTTTCTGTTGAGCTGTGTCTCTGCCATTATCTTTACCGCATCCTCAAGCTTCCATACACTTCCATCGTGGAAATAGGGATAAGTTCTCTCTNNNNNNNNNNCCTCAGACCACCCCCACCCCGTCCCAGGTCTACGGGTATTGTGGGTTTATCTATGGTCACGTATGGAGCTGTTGCCTTCCAGTAGTCTACAAACTGACCAAACTTAAAAAAGGCGTTACCACCCAGAGCAGGACCGTTGTGGCAGGCTGCGCAGCCCACTTC
This window contains:
- a CDS encoding cytochrome c peroxidase, yielding YENVGKAIAAFERTLMTPSRFDEFLKGNTKALTAEEKKGLKLFMEVGCAACHNGPALGGNAFFKFGQFVDYWKATAPYVTIDKPTIPVDLGRGGGGLR
- a CDS encoding cytochrome-c peroxidase; translation: ERTYPYFHDGSVWKLEDAVKIMAETQLNRKLTDEETRYIVAFLKSLTGQIPKHALELPILPASTARTPNPSLR